A stretch of Mycobacterium sp. ITM-2016-00316 DNA encodes these proteins:
- a CDS encoding phosphoglycerate kinase — protein MVATLSDLLAGGVEGRGVLVRSDLNVPLDDTGAITDPGRIIASVPTLKALAEAGAKVVVTAHLGRPKGEPDPKFSLAPVAAALSEQLGRHVQLAGDVVGTDALARAEGLTEGDVLLLENIRFDARETSKDDAERRALATALAGLVEGADGSPGAFVSDGFGVVHRKQASVFDVATLLPHYAGTLVATEVKVLEQLTSSSERPYAVVLGGSKVSDKLAVIENLATKADSIVIGGGMCYTFLAAQGLSVGDSLCQVEMIDTCKKLLETYGDVIHLPVDIEVADGFAADSPHETVAADKIPDGKMGLDIGPESVKRFTALLSNAKTVFWNGPMGVFEFPAFAAGTKGVAEAIIGATGKGAFSVVGGGDSAAAVRQLGLPEDGFSHISTGGGASLEYLEGKTLPGIDVLES, from the coding sequence GTGGTTGCAACACTTTCCGACCTGTTGGCCGGGGGTGTCGAAGGTCGGGGCGTGCTCGTGCGCTCCGACCTGAACGTCCCTCTCGACGACACCGGTGCCATCACCGATCCCGGCCGCATCATCGCCTCGGTGCCGACGCTGAAGGCGCTGGCCGAGGCCGGTGCCAAGGTCGTCGTGACCGCTCACCTCGGCCGCCCCAAGGGCGAGCCGGACCCGAAGTTCTCGCTGGCCCCGGTGGCCGCGGCGCTGTCCGAACAGCTGGGACGCCACGTCCAGCTCGCCGGTGACGTGGTCGGCACCGACGCCTTGGCGCGTGCCGAGGGCCTCACCGAAGGCGATGTGCTGTTGCTGGAGAACATCCGTTTCGACGCGCGCGAGACCAGCAAGGACGACGCCGAACGCCGGGCGCTGGCCACGGCGCTGGCCGGACTGGTCGAGGGCGCCGACGGTTCGCCGGGTGCCTTCGTCTCCGACGGTTTCGGCGTGGTGCACCGCAAGCAGGCCTCGGTGTTCGACGTCGCCACCCTGCTGCCGCATTACGCGGGGACGCTGGTCGCCACCGAGGTGAAGGTGCTCGAGCAGCTGACCAGCTCGTCCGAGCGGCCCTACGCGGTGGTGCTCGGCGGTTCCAAGGTGTCCGACAAGCTCGCGGTCATCGAGAACCTGGCGACCAAGGCCGACAGCATCGTCATCGGCGGCGGCATGTGCTACACCTTCCTTGCCGCGCAAGGGCTTTCGGTGGGCGACTCGCTGTGTCAGGTGGAGATGATCGACACCTGCAAGAAGCTGCTGGAAACCTACGGCGATGTCATCCACCTGCCGGTGGACATCGAGGTGGCCGACGGGTTCGCCGCCGATTCGCCGCACGAGACGGTGGCTGCCGACAAGATCCCGGACGGGAAAATGGGCCTGGACATCGGCCCCGAGTCGGTCAAGCGCTTTACCGCGCTGCTGTCCAACGCCAAGACGGTGTTCTGGAACGGCCCGATGGGTGTGTTCGAGTTCCCGGCCTTCGCCGCGGGTACCAAGGGTGTCGCCGAGGCGATCATCGGTGCCACCGGCAAGGGCGCGTTCAGCGTCGTCGGCGGCGGTGACTCGGCTGCCGCGGTGCGTCAGCTCGGCCTGCCCGAGGACGGCTTCTCACACATCTCGACCGGCGGCGGCGCGTCGCTGGAATACCTCGAGGGCAAAACCCTGCCCGGCATAGACGTCCTGGAGTCCTGA
- the tpiA gene encoding triose-phosphate isomerase, translated as MARKPLIAGNWKMNLNHFEAIALVQKIAFALPDKYFDKVDVTVIPPFTDLRSVQTLVDGDKLRLTYGAQDVSRHDSGAYTGEISGAFLAKLGVTFAVVGHSERRTYHHEDDALVAAKALAALKHGLTPIVCIGEQLDVREAGDHVEFNVNSLRGSLAGLSAEQIKQVVIAYEPVWAIGTGRVASASDAQEVCAAIRTELAALSSKEIAAGVRVLYGGSVNAKNVGEIVGQTDVDGALVGGASLDGEQFATLSAIAAGGPLP; from the coding sequence ATGGCACGTAAGCCGCTGATCGCCGGCAACTGGAAGATGAACCTCAATCATTTCGAGGCCATCGCGCTGGTGCAGAAAATCGCATTCGCGTTGCCGGACAAGTACTTCGACAAGGTCGATGTCACCGTCATCCCGCCGTTCACCGATCTGCGCAGTGTGCAGACCCTGGTGGACGGGGACAAGTTGCGGCTGACCTACGGGGCCCAGGATGTCTCCCGACATGATTCCGGTGCCTACACCGGTGAGATCAGTGGCGCGTTCCTGGCCAAGCTGGGTGTCACCTTCGCCGTCGTCGGGCATTCCGAGCGTCGCACCTACCACCACGAGGATGACGCGCTGGTGGCGGCCAAGGCGCTGGCCGCGCTCAAGCACGGGCTCACCCCGATCGTCTGCATCGGTGAGCAGCTGGACGTGCGTGAGGCCGGCGATCACGTCGAGTTCAACGTCAATTCGTTGCGCGGCTCGCTGGCCGGGTTGTCCGCCGAGCAGATCAAGCAGGTGGTGATCGCCTACGAGCCGGTGTGGGCGATCGGCACCGGCCGGGTGGCCAGTGCCTCGGATGCTCAGGAGGTGTGTGCGGCCATCAGAACGGAATTGGCTGCGCTGTCCTCGAAGGAGATCGCCGCCGGTGTGCGGGTGCTCTACGGCGGATCGGTCAACGCCAAGAACGTCGGCGAGATCGTCGGCCAGACCGATGTGGACGGTGCGCTGGTCGGTGGCGCCTCGCTGGATGGCGAGCAGTTCGCCACCCTGTCCGCGATCGCTGCCGGGGGGCCGCTGCCGTAA
- the ppc gene encoding phosphoenolpyruvate carboxylase, with protein MADGTDIALAPMGSVHRTQVGREATEPMREDIRLLGAILGDTVRDQNGDAVFDLVERARVESFRVRRSEIDRGELAGLFRDIDVHQAIPVIRAFTHFALLANVAEDIHRERRRAVHEAAGEPPQDSSLAATYRKLDDAQLDAAAVADALTGALVSPVITAHPTETRRRTVFDTQHHITELMRLRLHGHTRTDTGRDIETELRRHILTLWQTALVRLSRLKISDEIETGLRYYPAAFLEVIPRVNAEVRTALQERFPDTALLAEPILRPGSWIGGDRDGNPNVTAEVVRLATGRAAFTAFTHYFGEITTLEEELSMSARLVQVSADVEALAGACAEPARSDEPYRRALRVIHARLTATAAQILDRRPEHGLDLGLPAYDTPTQLLVDLDAVDASLRANGSAVLADDRLGRLREAVRVFGFHLSGLDMRQNSEVHEQVIAELLAWAGVHPDYASLPEDERVTLLAAEIGTRRPLIGPGADLSELAAKELGIVTAAARAVKVFGREAVPNYIISMCQSVSDMLEAAVLLKEAGLLDVSGDAPYAPVGIVPLFETIDDLQRGSAILEAALDVPVYAAAVAARHGHQEVMLGYSDSNKDGGYLAANWALYRAELELVESARKTGIRLRLFHGRGGTVGRGGGPSYDAILAQPPGAVKGSLRITEQGEVIAAKYAEPRIAHRNLETLLAATLESTLLDTEGLGDFAESAYTVLDDLAARAQRAYAELVHETPGFVQYFKESTPVSEIGALNIGSRPTSRKPTTAISDLRAIPWVLAWSQSRVMLPGWYGTGTAFEEYIAGDDAKLDTLRDLYERWPFFRTVLSNMAQVLAKSDLGLAARYAELVADEDLRARVFDKIVAEHERTVRIHGLITGQDDLLADNPALARSVFNRFPYLEPLNHLQVELLRRFRSGDEDELVQRGILLTMSGLASALRNSG; from the coding sequence ATGGCTGACGGTACTGACATTGCGCTCGCCCCCATGGGATCGGTACATCGCACGCAGGTCGGACGTGAAGCCACCGAGCCGATGCGCGAGGACATCCGGTTGCTCGGCGCGATCCTGGGCGACACCGTCCGCGACCAGAACGGCGATGCGGTGTTCGATCTGGTGGAACGGGCCCGGGTGGAGTCCTTCCGGGTGCGGCGCTCCGAGATCGACCGCGGCGAGCTCGCCGGGCTGTTCCGCGATATCGACGTGCACCAGGCCATCCCGGTGATCCGGGCGTTCACCCATTTCGCCTTGCTGGCCAACGTGGCCGAGGACATTCACCGGGAACGGCGCAGAGCGGTGCACGAGGCCGCCGGGGAACCGCCGCAGGACAGCAGTTTGGCCGCCACCTACCGCAAGCTCGACGACGCACAGCTCGACGCCGCCGCGGTCGCCGACGCACTGACCGGTGCACTGGTGTCGCCGGTGATCACCGCACACCCGACCGAGACCCGTCGCCGCACCGTGTTCGACACCCAACACCACATCACCGAATTGATGCGGCTGCGCCTACACGGGCATACCCGCACCGATACCGGCCGCGATATCGAGACCGAACTGCGCAGGCACATCCTCACGTTGTGGCAGACCGCCCTGGTCCGGCTGTCCCGGCTGAAGATCTCCGACGAAATCGAGACCGGGCTGCGCTACTACCCGGCCGCCTTCCTCGAGGTCATCCCGCGGGTGAACGCCGAGGTCCGCACCGCGCTGCAGGAGAGGTTCCCGGATACGGCGCTGCTGGCCGAGCCGATCCTGCGGCCCGGCTCCTGGATCGGTGGTGACCGCGACGGCAACCCGAACGTGACCGCCGAGGTGGTGCGGCTGGCCACCGGACGGGCCGCGTTCACGGCGTTCACCCATTACTTCGGCGAGATCACCACGCTGGAGGAGGAGCTGTCGATGTCGGCGCGGCTGGTGCAGGTAAGCGCCGATGTGGAGGCGCTGGCCGGCGCCTGCGCCGAGCCCGCCCGCAGTGATGAGCCCTACCGGCGCGCGCTGCGGGTCATCCACGCCCGGCTCACCGCCACCGCCGCGCAGATCCTGGACCGCCGGCCCGAACACGGACTCGATCTGGGGCTGCCGGCCTACGACACGCCCACCCAGCTGCTCGTCGATCTCGACGCCGTCGACGCATCGCTGCGCGCCAACGGCTCCGCGGTGCTCGCCGACGATCGGCTGGGCCGGTTGCGGGAAGCGGTGCGGGTCTTCGGTTTTCACCTTTCCGGGCTCGATATGCGGCAGAACTCCGAGGTGCACGAACAGGTGATCGCGGAGCTGCTGGCCTGGGCCGGCGTCCATCCCGATTACGCCTCGCTGCCCGAAGATGAGCGGGTGACGCTGCTGGCCGCCGAGATCGGCACGCGGCGTCCGCTGATCGGTCCCGGCGCCGATCTGTCGGAGCTGGCCGCGAAGGAACTGGGCATCGTGACGGCGGCGGCGCGCGCGGTGAAGGTGTTCGGGCGCGAGGCGGTTCCGAACTACATCATCTCGATGTGCCAATCGGTGTCGGACATGCTGGAGGCGGCGGTACTGCTCAAGGAGGCCGGCCTGCTGGACGTCTCGGGCGACGCACCCTACGCACCCGTGGGCATCGTGCCACTGTTCGAGACGATCGACGATCTGCAGCGCGGATCCGCGATCCTGGAAGCCGCCCTGGACGTACCGGTCTACGCGGCGGCGGTCGCCGCGCGCCACGGTCATCAGGAAGTGATGCTGGGCTATTCGGACTCCAACAAGGACGGCGGCTACCTGGCGGCGAACTGGGCGCTGTACCGGGCCGAACTGGAATTGGTCGAATCGGCGCGCAAGACCGGAATCCGGTTGCGGCTCTTCCATGGTCGCGGCGGCACCGTGGGGCGCGGTGGTGGACCCAGCTATGACGCGATCCTGGCGCAGCCGCCCGGTGCGGTGAAGGGGTCGTTGCGGATCACCGAACAGGGTGAGGTGATCGCCGCCAAGTACGCCGAGCCGAGGATCGCGCATCGCAACCTGGAGACCCTGCTGGCGGCGACCCTGGAATCCACCCTGCTCGATACCGAGGGGCTGGGGGACTTCGCGGAGAGTGCCTACACGGTGCTCGACGACCTGGCCGCGCGGGCGCAGCGGGCCTATGCCGAACTGGTGCATGAGACACCGGGATTCGTGCAGTACTTCAAGGAATCGACACCGGTCAGTGAGATCGGGGCGCTCAACATCGGCAGTCGCCCGACCTCGCGCAAACCCACCACCGCCATCTCGGATCTGCGGGCGATTCCCTGGGTGCTGGCCTGGAGCCAGTCGAGGGTGATGCTGCCCGGCTGGTACGGCACCGGTACCGCGTTCGAGGAGTACATCGCCGGCGACGACGCCAAGCTGGACACGCTGCGCGACCTGTATGAGCGCTGGCCGTTCTTCCGGACGGTGCTGTCCAATATGGCTCAGGTGCTGGCAAAATCGGATCTCGGCCTGGCCGCCCGATATGCCGAACTGGTTGCCGACGAGGATCTGCGGGCCCGGGTGTTCGACAAGATCGTTGCCGAACACGAGCGCACGGTGCGGATCCACGGGCTGATCACCGGCCAGGATGACCTGCTGGCCGACAACCCGGCGCTGGCCCGGTCGGTGTTCAACCGGTTCCCCTACCTGGAGCCGCTGAACCACCTGCAGGTCGAACTGCTGCGCCGGTTCCGGTCCGGTGACGAGGACGAACTCGTGCAGCGTGGCATCCTGCTGACCATGAGCGGGCTGGCCAGCGCGCTGCGAAACTCCGGCTGA
- the secG gene encoding preprotein translocase subunit SecG: MELALQIVLIITSLLVVLLVLLHRAKGGGLSTLFGGGVQSSLSGSTVVEKNLDRLTLFVIGIWLVSIVGMALRIKYNV; the protein is encoded by the coding sequence ATGGAACTCGCGCTGCAGATCGTGCTGATCATCACCAGTCTCCTGGTGGTGCTGCTCGTGCTGCTGCACCGGGCCAAGGGCGGCGGTCTCTCGACACTCTTCGGTGGTGGCGTGCAGTCCAGCCTGTCCGGTTCGACCGTGGTGGAGAAGAACCTGGACCGCCTGACGCTTTTCGTCATCGGCATCTGGCTGGTGTCGATCGTCGGTATGGCGCTGCGCATCAAGTACAACGTTTGA